A window from Manis javanica isolate MJ-LG chromosome 10, MJ_LKY, whole genome shotgun sequence encodes these proteins:
- the CDR2 gene encoding cerebellar degeneration-related protein 2 isoform X1: protein MLAENLVEEFEMKEDEPWYDHQDLQQDLQLAAELGKTLLDRNTELEDSLQHMYTTNQEQLQEIERFSLSSSTLLSSLYLTKQVELLRQMNEQHAKVYEQLDVTARELEETNQKLVADSKASQQKILSLTETIECLQTNIDHLQSQVEELKLPSQGKSQGKCTQKSAPSFSCLKELYDLRQHFVYDHVFAEKITSLQSQQSPGEEENEHLKKTVTMLQAQLSLERQKRVTVEEEYGLVLKENSDLEQQLGAMDAYRARALELEAEVAEMRQVLQSEHPFMNGVERLVPDSLFVPFKESGQSLLEEMLPTGPEAHRKPLKRSSSESVLSSLTGGDIMKGHEETCIRRAKAVKQRGISLLHEVDTQYSALKVKYEELLKKCQQEEDSLSHKAVQTSRTPARDPAGMNAQPEPGTSSWELASVTPEPIGSPPTTTPPEYKALFKEIFSCIKKTKQEIDEQRTKYRSLSSHS from the exons ATCTCCAGCTTGCTGCTGAACTTGGGAAAACATTGCTGGATCGGAACACAGAGTTGGAGGATTCGCTTCAGCATATGTACACAACCAATCAGGAGCAGTTACAGGAAATTGAG aggttctcactgagttcttccactcttctctcaagtctg TATCTAACCAAGCAGGTGGAGCTTCTACGACAGATGAATGAACAGCATGCCAAGGTTTATGAGCAGTTAGATGTCACAGCAAGGGAACTGGAAGAAACAAATCAAAAGCTAGTTGCTGACAGCAAGGCCTCACAGCAAAAGATTCTGAG TCTGACTGAAACAATCGAGTGCCTGCAAACCAACATTGATCACCTTCAGAGCCAAGTGGAGGAGTTGAAGTTGCCCAGCCAAGGGAAGAGTCAAGGGAAATGCACCCAGAAGTCAGCACCCAGCTTCTCGTGTCTGAAGGAACTCTATGACCTCCGCCA ACACTTTGTGTATGATCATGTGTTTGCCGAGAAAATCACTTCCTTGCAAAGTCAGCAAAGCCCTGGTGAAGAAGAAAACGAGCATTTGAAGAAGACAGTGACAATGTTACAGGCCCAGCTGAGCCTGGAGAGGCAGAAGCGAGTGACTGTGGAGGAGGAATATGGGCTTGTGCTGAAGGAGAACAGTGacctggagcagcagctgggggCTATGGATGCCTACCGAGCTCGGGCGCTGGAATTGGAGGCTGAGGTGGCGGAGATGCGGCAGGTGTTGCAGTCAGAACATCCTTTCATGAATGGGGTTGAGAGGCTGGTGCCAGACTCTCTGTTTGTTCCTTTCAAAGAATCTGGCCAGAGCCTGCTGGAGGAGATGCTCCCGACTGGGCCGGAAGCACACAGGAAGCCTCTCAAGCGCAGCAGCAGCGAGTCAGTGCTAAGCAGCTTGACAGGCGGGGACATCATGAAGGGTCATGAGGAGACCTGCATCCGGAGGGCCAAGGCTGTGAAGCAGAGGGGCATCTCCCTTCTGCATGAAGTGGACACTCAGTACAGTGCCCTGAAGGTGAAGTATGAAGAGCTGCTGAAGAAGTGCCAGCAGGAAGAGGACTCCCTGTCCCACAAGGCCGTGCAGACCTCCAGGACTCCAGCCAGGGACCCAGCTGGAATGAATGCCCAGCCTGAGCCCGGCACCAGCAGCTGGGAACTGGCCTCTGTTACCCCAGAGCCCATTGGTTCCCCCCCTACCACAACACCTCCAGAATATAAAGCTCTTTTTAAGGAGATCTTTAGTTGCATCAAGAAAACTAAGCAGGAAATAGATGAACAGAGAACAAAATACCGATCTCTCTCTTCTCATTCCTAA
- the CDR2 gene encoding cerebellar degeneration-related protein 2 isoform X2: protein MLAENLVEEFEMKEDEPWYDHQDLQQDLQLAAELGKTLLDRNTELEDSLQHMYTTNQEQLQEIEYLTKQVELLRQMNEQHAKVYEQLDVTARELEETNQKLVADSKASQQKILSLTETIECLQTNIDHLQSQVEELKLPSQGKSQGKCTQKSAPSFSCLKELYDLRQHFVYDHVFAEKITSLQSQQSPGEEENEHLKKTVTMLQAQLSLERQKRVTVEEEYGLVLKENSDLEQQLGAMDAYRARALELEAEVAEMRQVLQSEHPFMNGVERLVPDSLFVPFKESGQSLLEEMLPTGPEAHRKPLKRSSSESVLSSLTGGDIMKGHEETCIRRAKAVKQRGISLLHEVDTQYSALKVKYEELLKKCQQEEDSLSHKAVQTSRTPARDPAGMNAQPEPGTSSWELASVTPEPIGSPPTTTPPEYKALFKEIFSCIKKTKQEIDEQRTKYRSLSSHS from the exons ATCTCCAGCTTGCTGCTGAACTTGGGAAAACATTGCTGGATCGGAACACAGAGTTGGAGGATTCGCTTCAGCATATGTACACAACCAATCAGGAGCAGTTACAGGAAATTGAG TATCTAACCAAGCAGGTGGAGCTTCTACGACAGATGAATGAACAGCATGCCAAGGTTTATGAGCAGTTAGATGTCACAGCAAGGGAACTGGAAGAAACAAATCAAAAGCTAGTTGCTGACAGCAAGGCCTCACAGCAAAAGATTCTGAG TCTGACTGAAACAATCGAGTGCCTGCAAACCAACATTGATCACCTTCAGAGCCAAGTGGAGGAGTTGAAGTTGCCCAGCCAAGGGAAGAGTCAAGGGAAATGCACCCAGAAGTCAGCACCCAGCTTCTCGTGTCTGAAGGAACTCTATGACCTCCGCCA ACACTTTGTGTATGATCATGTGTTTGCCGAGAAAATCACTTCCTTGCAAAGTCAGCAAAGCCCTGGTGAAGAAGAAAACGAGCATTTGAAGAAGACAGTGACAATGTTACAGGCCCAGCTGAGCCTGGAGAGGCAGAAGCGAGTGACTGTGGAGGAGGAATATGGGCTTGTGCTGAAGGAGAACAGTGacctggagcagcagctgggggCTATGGATGCCTACCGAGCTCGGGCGCTGGAATTGGAGGCTGAGGTGGCGGAGATGCGGCAGGTGTTGCAGTCAGAACATCCTTTCATGAATGGGGTTGAGAGGCTGGTGCCAGACTCTCTGTTTGTTCCTTTCAAAGAATCTGGCCAGAGCCTGCTGGAGGAGATGCTCCCGACTGGGCCGGAAGCACACAGGAAGCCTCTCAAGCGCAGCAGCAGCGAGTCAGTGCTAAGCAGCTTGACAGGCGGGGACATCATGAAGGGTCATGAGGAGACCTGCATCCGGAGGGCCAAGGCTGTGAAGCAGAGGGGCATCTCCCTTCTGCATGAAGTGGACACTCAGTACAGTGCCCTGAAGGTGAAGTATGAAGAGCTGCTGAAGAAGTGCCAGCAGGAAGAGGACTCCCTGTCCCACAAGGCCGTGCAGACCTCCAGGACTCCAGCCAGGGACCCAGCTGGAATGAATGCCCAGCCTGAGCCCGGCACCAGCAGCTGGGAACTGGCCTCTGTTACCCCAGAGCCCATTGGTTCCCCCCCTACCACAACACCTCCAGAATATAAAGCTCTTTTTAAGGAGATCTTTAGTTGCATCAAGAAAACTAAGCAGGAAATAGATGAACAGAGAACAAAATACCGATCTCTCTCTTCTCATTCCTAA
- the CDR2 gene encoding cerebellar degeneration-related protein 2 isoform X3 — protein MSRGMTTRTCSKYLTKQVELLRQMNEQHAKVYEQLDVTARELEETNQKLVADSKASQQKILSLTETIECLQTNIDHLQSQVEELKLPSQGKSQGKCTQKSAPSFSCLKELYDLRQHFVYDHVFAEKITSLQSQQSPGEEENEHLKKTVTMLQAQLSLERQKRVTVEEEYGLVLKENSDLEQQLGAMDAYRARALELEAEVAEMRQVLQSEHPFMNGVERLVPDSLFVPFKESGQSLLEEMLPTGPEAHRKPLKRSSSESVLSSLTGGDIMKGHEETCIRRAKAVKQRGISLLHEVDTQYSALKVKYEELLKKCQQEEDSLSHKAVQTSRTPARDPAGMNAQPEPGTSSWELASVTPEPIGSPPTTTPPEYKALFKEIFSCIKKTKQEIDEQRTKYRSLSSHS, from the exons TATCTAACCAAGCAGGTGGAGCTTCTACGACAGATGAATGAACAGCATGCCAAGGTTTATGAGCAGTTAGATGTCACAGCAAGGGAACTGGAAGAAACAAATCAAAAGCTAGTTGCTGACAGCAAGGCCTCACAGCAAAAGATTCTGAG TCTGACTGAAACAATCGAGTGCCTGCAAACCAACATTGATCACCTTCAGAGCCAAGTGGAGGAGTTGAAGTTGCCCAGCCAAGGGAAGAGTCAAGGGAAATGCACCCAGAAGTCAGCACCCAGCTTCTCGTGTCTGAAGGAACTCTATGACCTCCGCCA ACACTTTGTGTATGATCATGTGTTTGCCGAGAAAATCACTTCCTTGCAAAGTCAGCAAAGCCCTGGTGAAGAAGAAAACGAGCATTTGAAGAAGACAGTGACAATGTTACAGGCCCAGCTGAGCCTGGAGAGGCAGAAGCGAGTGACTGTGGAGGAGGAATATGGGCTTGTGCTGAAGGAGAACAGTGacctggagcagcagctgggggCTATGGATGCCTACCGAGCTCGGGCGCTGGAATTGGAGGCTGAGGTGGCGGAGATGCGGCAGGTGTTGCAGTCAGAACATCCTTTCATGAATGGGGTTGAGAGGCTGGTGCCAGACTCTCTGTTTGTTCCTTTCAAAGAATCTGGCCAGAGCCTGCTGGAGGAGATGCTCCCGACTGGGCCGGAAGCACACAGGAAGCCTCTCAAGCGCAGCAGCAGCGAGTCAGTGCTAAGCAGCTTGACAGGCGGGGACATCATGAAGGGTCATGAGGAGACCTGCATCCGGAGGGCCAAGGCTGTGAAGCAGAGGGGCATCTCCCTTCTGCATGAAGTGGACACTCAGTACAGTGCCCTGAAGGTGAAGTATGAAGAGCTGCTGAAGAAGTGCCAGCAGGAAGAGGACTCCCTGTCCCACAAGGCCGTGCAGACCTCCAGGACTCCAGCCAGGGACCCAGCTGGAATGAATGCCCAGCCTGAGCCCGGCACCAGCAGCTGGGAACTGGCCTCTGTTACCCCAGAGCCCATTGGTTCCCCCCCTACCACAACACCTCCAGAATATAAAGCTCTTTTTAAGGAGATCTTTAGTTGCATCAAGAAAACTAAGCAGGAAATAGATGAACAGAGAACAAAATACCGATCTCTCTCTTCTCATTCCTAA